The proteins below are encoded in one region of Segatella copri:
- a CDS encoding NADP-dependent isocitrate dehydrogenase produces the protein MEKIKMTTPLVEMDGDEMTRILWKMIKDELILPFVDLKSEYYDLGLPCRDQTNDQVTIDSAEAAKKYGVAVKCATITPNAQRMDEYKLHKMWKSPNGTIRSIMDGTVFRAPITIPSIHPCVKNWEKPITIARHAYGDVYKSVELRADEPGTAKLVFEGKSGKKQEIEIHSFDGAGVIQGMHNTDKSIRSFAHSCFKFAIDTKQDLWFATKDTISKTYDAQFRKIFEEVYESDYKEKFAELGIEYFYTLIDDAVARVIRSKGGFIWACKNYDGDVMSDMLSTAFGSLAMMTSVLVSPDGKYEYEAAHGTVTRHYYRYLKGEDTSTNPMATIFAWSGALRKRGELDGIKELQNFGDQLEAACFDTLNDGIATKDLVNLMEGVEAKAVNSAGFIAAIRERLEKRLA, from the coding sequence ATGGAAAAGATTAAGATGACAACTCCATTGGTAGAGATGGACGGTGATGAGATGACAAGAATTCTCTGGAAGATGATTAAGGACGAACTGATTCTTCCTTTCGTTGATTTGAAGTCTGAGTATTATGATCTCGGTCTGCCTTGTCGCGACCAGACCAATGACCAGGTAACCATCGACTCTGCTGAGGCGGCTAAGAAATATGGCGTGGCTGTGAAGTGTGCTACTATCACTCCTAATGCACAGCGTATGGACGAGTATAAACTCCACAAAATGTGGAAGAGCCCTAATGGAACTATCCGTAGCATCATGGACGGTACCGTATTCCGTGCTCCTATCACCATCCCAAGCATCCACCCTTGTGTAAAGAACTGGGAGAAGCCTATTACCATCGCCCGTCATGCTTACGGCGATGTATACAAGAGCGTGGAACTTCGTGCTGATGAGCCAGGTACAGCCAAACTCGTGTTCGAGGGTAAGAGCGGCAAGAAGCAGGAGATAGAGATTCATTCTTTCGATGGTGCTGGCGTTATCCAGGGCATGCACAATACTGATAAGAGTATCCGCAGCTTTGCTCACAGCTGCTTCAAGTTTGCCATTGATACCAAGCAGGATCTCTGGTTTGCTACCAAGGATACCATCTCTAAGACTTATGATGCCCAGTTCCGTAAAATCTTTGAGGAAGTATATGAGAGCGACTATAAAGAGAAGTTTGCAGAACTCGGTATCGAGTATTTCTATACATTGATTGATGATGCAGTGGCTCGTGTTATCCGCAGCAAGGGCGGCTTTATATGGGCTTGCAAGAACTATGACGGTGATGTGATGAGCGATATGCTCAGTACAGCCTTCGGTTCTCTGGCGATGATGACTTCTGTATTGGTTTCTCCTGACGGCAAGTATGAGTATGAGGCAGCACACGGTACCGTGACCCGTCACTACTATCGCTACCTGAAGGGTGAAGATACATCTACCAACCCGATGGCTACAATCTTTGCATGGAGCGGTGCGTTGAGAAAGCGTGGCGAACTGGATGGCATCAAGGAACTTCAGAACTTTGGCGACCAGTTGGAGGCTGCATGTTTCGATACTTTGAATGATGGTATCGCTACCAAGGATCTCGTAAACCTGATGGAAGGTGTTGAGGCTAAGGCTGTAAACTCTGCCGGCTTTATCGCTGCCATCCGCGAGCGTCTGGAAAAGCGATTGGCATAA
- a CDS encoding OmpA family protein, protein MKQTKLMVMAMMAVALMATSCASKKDLQNCQNENKELSSNYQATKEKLAATEASLAAAQEQLATAKSDYAKLQGSLDKSLNNASQNNVSIEKLVDQINESNQYIRHLVEVKSKSDSLNMVLTNNLTRSLSKEEMKEVDVQVLKGVVYISLADNMLYQSGSYEVNSRAQETLSKIAKIITDYKDYDVLVEGNTDNVPVSTTSAKMKNIRNNWDLSALRAASVVQYLQDHFGVNPKRLTAGGRGEYNPVTTNDTEVGKQRNRRTQIIITPKLDQFMDLIDKAPEEK, encoded by the coding sequence ATGAAACAGACAAAGTTAATGGTAATGGCAATGATGGCTGTAGCTCTGATGGCTACAAGCTGTGCAAGTAAGAAAGATCTTCAGAATTGCCAGAATGAGAATAAGGAATTGTCAAGTAACTATCAGGCTACCAAGGAGAAATTGGCAGCTACAGAGGCTAGTCTGGCAGCAGCCCAGGAGCAGCTCGCTACTGCAAAGAGCGATTACGCTAAGTTGCAAGGCTCACTTGACAAGAGTTTGAACAATGCAAGCCAGAACAATGTGAGCATTGAGAAACTCGTTGACCAGATTAACGAGAGCAACCAGTATATCCGCCACCTGGTTGAGGTAAAGAGCAAGAGCGATTCGCTCAACATGGTTCTTACCAACAACCTGACCCGCTCTTTGAGCAAGGAAGAGATGAAGGAGGTTGATGTTCAGGTTCTGAAGGGTGTAGTTTACATCTCTCTGGCTGACAATATGCTCTATCAGAGTGGTAGCTATGAGGTGAACAGCCGTGCTCAGGAAACATTGAGCAAGATTGCTAAGATCATCACAGACTACAAGGATTACGACGTGCTCGTAGAGGGTAATACCGATAACGTACCAGTAAGCACTACAAGTGCCAAGATGAAGAATATCCGCAACAACTGGGACCTCTCTGCTCTCCGTGCAGCTTCTGTTGTTCAGTACTTGCAGGATCACTTCGGTGTAAATCCTAAGCGTCTTACTGCTGGTGGCCGCGGTGAGTACAACCCTGTAACAACTAACGATACAGAGGTAGGCAAGCAGCGCAACCGCCGCACTCAGATTATCATCACTCCTAAGCTCGACCAGTTCATGGACTTGATCGACAAGGCTCCAGAGGAGAAGTAA
- a CDS encoding SusC/RagA family TonB-linked outer membrane protein codes for MEKRLLFLLVNLFLLCGGALAQTKVTGTVVSQEDGEPVIGASVVVVGAARTGTVTDIDGHFSLEVPAGKKLVVSYIGMQSQTLTPAAKMTIRLKADNKSLGEVVVTGMQKMDKRLFTGATTKISGDKTKLDGVADISRALEGKAAGVSVQNVSGTFGTAPKIRVRGATSIYGSSKPLWVVDGVIMEDVTEVDADDLSSGNAETLISSAIAGLNADDIESFQILKDGSATSIYGARAMAGVIVVTTKKGKAGTNRINYTGEFTMRLKPSYRNFNIMNSQDQMGVYREMYNDGYFSFEKSFRASNSGVFGKMYHLMNTYDSKTGTFGLPNTEEAMNSYLQKAEYQNTDWFDLLFSNSISQNHSVSMSTGTDKAQYYTSFSVMNDPGWSKQSKVQRYTANVNALYNISTKLSFNAIANASYRKQRAPGTTSQSVNNVTGEVSRDFDINPYSYALNTSRTMDPNELYVRNYAPFNIFRELENNYLSLDVVDMKFQGELKYKPISKVELAVLGAYKYSTTTNAATITDQSNQAWAYRAMDDATMRDANPWLYTDPDKANSLPFSVLEKGGFYRETKYKMNSWDFRATASYNDVYNKDHIVNLFGGLEINSLDRSRSYFNGVGMQYDMGYLPAFNYNFFKQLEEENGQYYSLDNSYQREASFFGTATYSYKGRYTINGTIRYEGSNKLGKSRSARWLPTWNVSGAWNAHEESWFTKLNPVLSHLTLKASYSLTADRGPASVSNSLVVIQSYNPWRPFAGDKETGLEIYRLGNDDLTYEKKHELNLGLDMGFLNNRINVTFDWYRRNNYDLIGPKRTMGIGGEIYKYANVASMRSHGEELTISTRNIETKDFKWSTDFIFSHSKNTVTDLDSRANIMQMITGTGFTMNGYPVRSLFSIDFKGLNNKGLPIVVNQDGEETSYGGDLYFQSTTTDYLKYEGPTDPTINGSFGNTFSYKGLKLNVFITYAAGNKVRLDPAFSSSYSDMTAMPKEFINRWTQAGDEAYTDVPVIADQRMKQNDNYIGYLYNAYNYSTARVAKGDFIRMKEISLAYDFPGKWIQALRLNSVNLKLQATNLFLIYSDKKLHGQDPEFFNTGGVATPMPRQFTLTLRVGL; via the coding sequence ATGGAAAAAAGATTGCTTTTCTTGTTAGTCAATCTCTTCCTTTTATGTGGGGGGGCATTGGCTCAAACGAAAGTAACAGGTACCGTAGTTTCTCAGGAAGATGGTGAACCTGTCATCGGTGCATCTGTCGTAGTCGTCGGAGCGGCACGTACAGGTACCGTCACCGATATTGACGGTCACTTCTCTTTGGAGGTACCTGCTGGTAAGAAACTTGTAGTTAGCTACATCGGTATGCAGAGTCAGACCTTGACTCCAGCCGCCAAGATGACTATCCGCCTGAAGGCAGATAACAAGAGTTTGGGCGAGGTGGTTGTAACGGGTATGCAGAAGATGGATAAGCGTTTGTTTACTGGTGCTACTACAAAAATTTCTGGCGACAAGACAAAGTTGGATGGTGTCGCAGACATCAGTCGTGCCTTGGAAGGTAAAGCGGCCGGTGTGTCTGTGCAGAACGTCTCAGGTACTTTCGGTACAGCTCCAAAGATTCGTGTGCGTGGCGCTACTTCTATTTATGGTAGCTCAAAACCTCTTTGGGTGGTAGATGGTGTTATCATGGAGGACGTAACTGAGGTTGATGCTGATGATTTGTCTTCTGGTAACGCTGAGACCCTTATATCTTCAGCCATAGCAGGTCTGAATGCTGATGATATTGAAAGTTTCCAGATTCTGAAGGATGGTTCTGCTACCTCTATTTATGGTGCACGTGCCATGGCTGGTGTCATCGTTGTTACAACCAAGAAAGGTAAAGCTGGTACAAACCGTATCAACTATACTGGTGAATTCACCATGCGTTTGAAGCCAAGCTACCGCAATTTCAATATCATGAATTCTCAGGATCAGATGGGTGTATATCGTGAGATGTACAACGATGGTTATTTCTCTTTTGAAAAGAGTTTTCGTGCTTCTAACAGTGGTGTCTTTGGCAAGATGTATCACCTGATGAATACATATGATTCGAAGACGGGAACTTTTGGATTGCCTAATACTGAGGAGGCGATGAATAGCTATCTCCAGAAGGCTGAATACCAAAATACCGACTGGTTTGACTTACTCTTCAGTAATAGTATCTCCCAGAATCATTCCGTCAGCATGTCTACTGGTACCGATAAGGCTCAGTATTATACATCTTTCAGTGTGATGAACGATCCAGGATGGTCTAAGCAGAGCAAGGTACAGCGTTATACAGCCAATGTAAATGCTCTTTACAATATTTCGACGAAATTGTCTTTCAATGCCATAGCTAATGCTTCCTATCGTAAGCAGCGCGCTCCTGGTACTACTTCACAGTCTGTAAATAATGTGACAGGTGAGGTGTCTCGTGATTTTGATATCAACCCATATTCTTATGCGTTGAACACTTCTCGTACCATGGATCCTAATGAACTCTATGTGCGTAACTATGCTCCGTTCAATATTTTCCGTGAATTGGAAAACAACTATTTGAGTTTGGATGTGGTTGACATGAAATTCCAGGGCGAATTGAAATATAAGCCAATCTCTAAAGTAGAACTCGCAGTATTGGGCGCTTACAAGTATTCTACAACGACCAATGCCGCTACCATTACTGACCAGAGTAATCAGGCTTGGGCCTATCGTGCGATGGATGATGCTACGATGCGTGATGCAAACCCATGGCTGTATACCGATCCAGACAAGGCAAACTCTTTGCCATTCTCTGTATTGGAAAAGGGTGGTTTTTATCGTGAGACCAAATATAAGATGAATAGCTGGGACTTCCGTGCGACAGCTAGCTATAATGATGTATACAACAAAGACCATATCGTGAACTTATTCGGTGGTTTGGAAATCAATTCACTCGACCGTAGCCGTTCTTATTTTAATGGCGTTGGCATGCAGTATGATATGGGGTATCTCCCTGCTTTCAACTATAACTTCTTCAAGCAGTTGGAGGAGGAGAATGGTCAATATTATAGTTTGGATAATTCATATCAGCGTGAGGCTTCTTTCTTTGGTACTGCCACCTATTCTTATAAGGGTCGCTACACAATTAATGGTACCATTCGTTATGAGGGTTCCAATAAGTTGGGTAAGAGTCGTTCAGCTCGTTGGTTGCCTACTTGGAACGTGTCTGGAGCATGGAATGCTCATGAGGAGAGTTGGTTTACTAAGTTAAATCCAGTTCTTTCTCATCTTACATTAAAAGCATCATATTCATTGACAGCTGATCGAGGTCCTGCTTCCGTTTCTAACTCGTTGGTAGTGATACAGAGTTACAACCCTTGGCGTCCATTTGCCGGTGACAAGGAGACTGGACTTGAGATTTATCGCTTGGGTAATGATGATTTGACCTATGAAAAGAAGCATGAGTTGAACCTCGGTTTGGATATGGGCTTTTTGAATAACCGCATTAATGTGACTTTCGATTGGTATCGCCGCAACAATTATGATTTGATTGGTCCTAAGCGTACCATGGGTATTGGTGGTGAGATCTATAAATATGCCAATGTGGCAAGTATGCGTTCACATGGTGAGGAGTTGACTATTTCCACTCGCAACATTGAGACCAAGGATTTTAAATGGAGTACCGACTTCATTTTCTCTCACTCAAAGAATACTGTAACCGACTTGGATTCACGTGCTAACATCATGCAGATGATTACAGGTACCGGTTTCACAATGAATGGCTATCCTGTTCGCTCTTTGTTCTCTATTGATTTCAAGGGATTGAACAATAAGGGTCTGCCTATCGTTGTGAATCAGGATGGCGAGGAGACAAGCTATGGTGGCGATCTCTACTTCCAGTCAACTACAACAGATTACTTGAAGTATGAAGGTCCAACAGACCCAACCATTAACGGAAGTTTCGGAAATACCTTCTCTTATAAGGGTTTAAAACTGAATGTGTTCATTACATACGCTGCAGGAAATAAAGTACGTCTTGATCCAGCTTTCAGTTCTTCATACTCAGACATGACTGCCATGCCAAAGGAATTTATAAATCGTTGGACTCAAGCCGGTGATGAAGCTTATACGGATGTGCCAGTCATAGCAGACCAGCGCATGAAGCAGAATGACAATTATATTGGTTATCTTTATAATGCATATAACTATTCTACGGCTCGCGTAGCTAAGGGTGATTTCATTCGCATGAAGGAGATTTCTTTGGCTTATGATTTCCCAGGCAAGTGGATTCAGGCCCTTCGCTTGAACAGCGTAAATTTGAAACTTCAGGCTACTAACTTGTTCTTGATTTATTCAGACAAGAAGTTGCACGGACAGGATCCTGAGTTTTTCAACACTGGTGGTGTGGCAACCCCAATGCCACGTCAGTTTACATTGACATTAAGAGTAGGACTTTAA
- a CDS encoding RagB/SusD family nutrient uptake outer membrane protein — MKKNKLYIASVAFAALSLVTSCDSFLDKLPDDRAEVNTEEKVTSLLVSAYPTASSNLILEWSSDNYADNGKQYSTNQDIEQVYRFQPLTAQTNDSPKSLWNGYYSAIAAANQALASIDEMGNPASLKAQRAEALLCRAYSMYRLATTFCMTYNPDNAEKCMGLPYPTKPETTVSPDYKRGTLKQLYEQIDADIEAALPDVSDDIYTQPKYHFNQKAAYAFAARFNLYYMNYDKVITYASKVLGANPASLLRNYVPFMSLSNSEDIENRYISSSENANLLLMTAFSQIGRNISGNEARFCHNQNVGQYETIWAKMPWGSGSRDNTLYQSNLLFGNARILIFPKMFEHFEFIDKINQTGYLHVVDAVFTTDETLLCRAEAYAMKKDYDNAVKDINTWIVSHTMTANGTAKRPTMTVESIKTFIESLPYAPVTPKSNLEHSIRKTFHPQGFTVEAGTQEDILQFILQMRRLETLYQGLRFLDIKRYGIEFSHDVDEESPIVFKAGDLRGAIQLPDDVIEAGLPANPREESNK; from the coding sequence ATGAAAAAGAATAAATTATATATAGCATCGGTGGCTTTTGCGGCATTGTCATTGGTCACATCATGCGACAGCTTCCTGGACAAGTTGCCAGATGATCGTGCCGAGGTAAATACCGAGGAAAAGGTGACCTCTCTGCTTGTGTCTGCTTATCCAACAGCAAGCAGCAATCTGATATTGGAATGGAGCTCAGATAATTATGCAGACAATGGAAAGCAGTATAGTACCAATCAGGATATAGAGCAGGTTTATCGTTTTCAGCCACTTACAGCTCAAACAAATGATAGCCCAAAGAGTTTGTGGAATGGTTATTATTCTGCAATTGCAGCAGCCAACCAGGCTTTGGCTTCCATCGATGAGATGGGTAATCCGGCATCGCTAAAGGCGCAGAGAGCTGAGGCTTTGCTCTGTCGTGCCTATAGCATGTATCGTCTTGCTACAACTTTCTGTATGACTTATAATCCAGATAATGCAGAGAAGTGCATGGGACTCCCTTATCCAACAAAGCCTGAGACAACTGTAAGCCCTGATTATAAGCGTGGTACACTGAAGCAACTTTATGAGCAGATTGATGCAGATATTGAGGCTGCCTTGCCTGATGTGAGCGATGATATCTATACCCAGCCTAAGTATCATTTCAATCAGAAGGCTGCGTATGCTTTTGCTGCTCGTTTCAACCTGTACTATATGAACTATGACAAAGTGATAACATATGCTAGCAAGGTGCTTGGAGCAAATCCAGCCTCTTTGTTGCGCAACTATGTGCCTTTTATGTCTTTGTCTAATTCAGAGGATATAGAGAATCGGTATATTTCTTCATCAGAGAACGCCAATCTCTTGTTGATGACGGCATTTAGTCAAATTGGTAGAAATATCAGTGGTAATGAAGCGCGTTTTTGTCACAATCAAAATGTAGGTCAGTATGAAACGATTTGGGCTAAGATGCCATGGGGAAGTGGATCCAGAGACAATACTCTCTACCAGTCAAACTTGTTGTTTGGCAATGCCCGTATTCTTATCTTCCCAAAGATGTTTGAACATTTTGAGTTTATCGACAAGATAAACCAAACTGGATATCTTCATGTTGTAGATGCTGTGTTCACTACTGATGAAACCCTTCTTTGTCGTGCTGAGGCTTATGCCATGAAGAAGGATTATGATAATGCGGTGAAAGATATCAATACTTGGATTGTGTCGCATACTATGACTGCGAATGGTACGGCAAAACGCCCAACAATGACAGTTGAAAGTATCAAGACTTTTATCGAAAGCTTGCCGTATGCACCTGTTACACCAAAATCCAATTTGGAGCATAGCATTCGTAAGACATTCCATCCACAGGGATTCACGGTTGAGGCTGGTACCCAAGAGGATATTTTGCAATTCATCTTACAGATGCGTCGACTGGAGACCCTGTATCAAGGTCTTCGTTTCCTTGATATCAAGCGCTATGGCATTGAGTTCAGCCATGATGTTGACGAAGAGTCTCCTATTGTATTCAAGGCTGGTGACTTGCGAGGTGCGATTCAATTGCCAGATGATGTAATTGAGGCAGGATTACCTGCAAATCCAAGAGAAGAGTCTAACAAATAA
- a CDS encoding helix-turn-helix domain-containing protein, which produces MKDKVNAIPLIGEIIKEELNKQGKTTVWLAEQLGCHRTNIYKVYGRATIDTGMLYHICQLLNIDLFKVYSDALRKRKKKNQDLN; this is translated from the coding sequence ATGAAAGATAAAGTAAATGCAATTCCCTTAATCGGTGAAATCATCAAAGAGGAATTAAACAAGCAAGGCAAGACCACAGTATGGCTTGCTGAGCAATTAGGCTGCCATCGTACTAATATATATAAGGTATACGGCAGAGCCACTATAGATACGGGTATGCTTTACCATATCTGTCAGTTGCTGAACATTGATTTGTTTAAGGTTTATTCAGACGCTTTGCGTAAACGCAAGAAAAAGAATCAAGATTTAAACTAA
- a CDS encoding response regulator, which yields MEENMKRILVVDDEQDLCEILKFNLETEGYEVETANSAEEALEMDIASFDLLLLDVMMGGMSGFQLAKQLKGNPMTANVPIIFLTARDTENDTVTGFNIGADDYISKPFSIREVMVRVRAVLRRTAEQAGDADESKIINYQGLQLNLDKKTVSIDGEAIPFTKTEFELLRLFLEERGKVFSRQELIDRVWPKDVMVLDRTVDVNITRMRKKIGKFAKCIVTRLGFGYYFDA from the coding sequence ATGGAAGAGAATATGAAAAGAATACTTGTTGTTGATGATGAGCAAGACTTGTGTGAGATTCTGAAATTCAATCTCGAAACAGAAGGATATGAAGTAGAAACAGCCAATTCGGCAGAAGAGGCTTTGGAGATGGACATCGCTTCGTTCGATCTGCTGCTACTGGACGTCATGATGGGAGGAATGAGCGGTTTCCAGCTGGCTAAGCAGTTGAAGGGCAATCCGATGACAGCCAATGTTCCGATTATCTTCCTTACAGCCCGAGATACGGAAAACGATACGGTGACAGGATTCAATATCGGTGCCGATGATTATATCTCGAAACCTTTCTCTATCCGAGAGGTGATGGTCAGAGTGCGTGCCGTCTTGCGCCGTACGGCTGAACAGGCTGGTGATGCTGATGAATCGAAGATCATCAACTATCAGGGACTGCAGTTGAATCTGGACAAGAAGACGGTGAGCATCGATGGTGAGGCAATCCCTTTCACCAAGACCGAGTTCGAACTCCTGCGTCTTTTCCTCGAAGAGCGCGGCAAGGTCTTCTCACGTCAGGAACTTATCGACCGGGTATGGCCTAAGGATGTGATGGTACTCGACCGCACGGTGGATGTCAACATCACCCGTATGAGAAAGAAGATTGGTAAATTTGCCAAGTGCATCGTTACCCGTCTGGGGTTTGGTTATTATTTTGATGCGTAA
- a CDS encoding cell wall metabolism sensor histidine kinase WalK, with amino-acid sequence MFKLNSVGRKLYFSVLAVFLVFAVSFIVFQQAREKQYKIGTLTIKLENYNELLAEDLALSPGEGIILQDSIHNRDVIVAHEKLKAFVREHESKDLRVTLVRPNGKVIYDNMSSDYDQFANHAKREEIAEALKNRVGSSVERQSKTLKHDYFYVASYFPESKLIIRTALPYNNDLAKSLQADQHFIWFAIVAVILLTIVLYRFTDRLGKNVSKLSIFAYKADHNESLEVEDLAKFPNDELGEIAERIIKMYKRIQTTRCEQDVLKRQLTQNIAHELKTPVASIQGYLETILDNPHINEEMKSQFLQRCYAQSERLTSLLRDISTLNRLDDGSDMLDFEAVDITQMVSEIARETALERESHKMTFENLLPDQHIIVKGNRSLLYSVFRNLTDNAIAYAGEGRKITLSAKEQGNKWHFIFSDNGQGVPAEHLSRLFERFYRVDKGRSRKMGGTGLGLAIVKNAVLLHGGTIRVSNQQEGGLKFEFTLKK; translated from the coding sequence ATGTTTAAGTTAAATAGTGTAGGTAGGAAGTTGTACTTCAGTGTACTGGCGGTGTTCCTTGTGTTCGCCGTCAGTTTTATCGTGTTCCAGCAGGCACGAGAGAAGCAGTATAAAATAGGTACGCTTACTATCAAGCTGGAAAATTATAATGAACTGTTGGCAGAAGATCTGGCGCTCTCTCCTGGTGAAGGAATTATTCTGCAGGATAGCATTCACAATAGGGATGTGATTGTGGCTCATGAGAAGTTGAAGGCTTTTGTACGCGAACATGAAAGCAAGGACCTTCGTGTTACGCTGGTGCGCCCGAACGGTAAGGTGATTTATGACAACATGAGTTCCGACTATGATCAGTTTGCCAACCATGCTAAACGTGAGGAAATAGCAGAGGCCTTGAAAAACAGGGTAGGCTCAAGCGTGGAGCGACAGTCTAAAACCCTGAAGCATGATTATTTCTATGTGGCTTCTTATTTTCCGGAAAGCAAGCTCATCATCCGTACGGCACTACCTTACAATAATGATTTGGCAAAATCGCTGCAGGCTGACCAGCATTTCATCTGGTTTGCCATCGTAGCCGTCATTCTGCTTACCATCGTGCTCTACCGTTTTACGGACCGTCTGGGTAAGAATGTCTCCAAACTGAGCATCTTTGCTTATAAGGCAGATCACAACGAGAGTCTTGAGGTGGAAGATCTCGCCAAGTTCCCTAACGATGAGTTGGGCGAGATAGCCGAGCGTATCATCAAGATGTATAAGCGCATACAGACCACCCGATGTGAACAGGATGTACTGAAGCGGCAGCTTACCCAGAATATAGCTCACGAGCTGAAGACTCCTGTGGCAAGTATCCAGGGTTATCTGGAAACGATACTCGACAATCCGCATATCAACGAAGAGATGAAGTCGCAGTTTCTGCAGCGCTGTTATGCCCAGAGCGAGCGTCTCACCTCTCTGCTCCGCGACATCTCTACCCTGAACCGGTTGGATGACGGTTCGGATATGCTAGATTTCGAGGCGGTAGACATTACGCAGATGGTGAGTGAAATAGCCCGTGAGACGGCGCTGGAAAGAGAGTCACACAAGATGACTTTCGAGAATCTTCTTCCCGACCAGCATATTATCGTGAAGGGTAACCGCAGTCTGCTCTATAGTGTGTTCCGCAATCTTACCGACAATGCCATAGCCTATGCCGGTGAAGGGCGTAAGATAACGTTGAGTGCCAAGGAGCAGGGCAATAAGTGGCATTTCATCTTCAGTGATAACGGTCAGGGTGTTCCTGCCGAGCATCTCTCCCGTCTATTTGAGCGTTTCTATCGGGTAGATAAGGGACGCAGCCGCAAGATGGGTGGCACCGGTTTGGGTCTTGCTATCGTCAAGAATGCCGTTCTCCTGCATGGCGGAACCATCCGTGTGAGCAATCAGCAGGAAGGCGGCTTGAAGTTTGAATTTACGCTTAAGAAATAA